GTACATCCAGCAGCCCCGCAGGCCGTGCTCTTCCACAAGACTCCTGAGATTACCCAGAAAATTGTCAGAAAGATAATTCCAGAAGTCCACGACAGCGTCTTTCCCGCCCCTGCTTTCAAGATATTTAAACAGCTCGCTGTATGCGGGGATGAAATCGGTGCAGGTAATCATGAACGCCTCCTGAAAAAACGCTGGGTGTTCCGCCCCGTGGCATCGTCATATTCGACAAGCTCGAACGTATAGGGAGTGCCAAGGCAGAGCGCTTTATTCACCGATTCGATCGTTTCACGGTAGAGGCGGGCGATGGTGTACCCGTGTTGTCGCATGTGTTCGACTGCCGGATTCGACAGCACATATATTAAAAGCTCATCAACAGAGAGCGATGTTTCGATTTTTCCGCCCTCGATGCCATAAATATTTTCAAAATGCTCCCTGAGGGCGGACAGGCCCTCTTCGACAAGGCTCGTCACAAGAGGGGCATAGTAAGCGATAGTGAACTGATGGAGATACTCGCGCACAGCCTCTTCTCCGTAGCGGGTATGCAGATACTCGATCCCCGTGCTCAGCGCGCCGTGAAAATCCTTGTGGAGATACACGTTATCGGAAGCGCGTCGCTCCATGACCTCTTTTGTCATCGCCCCAGAACCCCTTTCTCCGGAAACAGCACGTCTCTCTCCTCTTTCAGAATCCGCCCGATTACCCGGATGCATGACGGAGTGAGGGGGTAATTCGGGAAATTTCTCCATGTGCTGAAGATTCCCATGTCCACGAGAAGCTTCTTTTCACCCGAGAGCCAGCATGAGATATTTCTGCCGCCGTAGATGGCGTACATGATACGGTTCATCTTTCTCTGGATACGCTGTGCCTGTTTGATGTCGCCGGCACGCACCGCTTCGAGAATTCTGCCTGCAAGGTGGCCGTTGAAAACACCGCCGCCGAGAAGAAGCCCGTCATAGCCCATCTCGAGATACTTGACACAATCGAATTCGTACCCTGACAGGAGGCTGAGCTCAGGCCGCTTTTTACGGGCTGCAAGGGCTGTACGGGTGTGTTCGGGATCGAGAGAACTGTCCTTGATCATGATAACGTTCTTTTCGAGATATACCTTCTTCAGCACAGTCGCCGGAACAGAAACCGGACCGAAGCTGCCGCGGTCGTAAATGCCGACAGGAAGCGGACTCCGGCGGATTGCCCCGATGTAATGGTTTGTCAGGTTCGCGGGCGTTGCGTTCATGAAAAAATTCGGCGGCGCGATAACCGCAATATCGGCGCCGTCCTCGGCTGCCATGCGGGAATTATCGAGCACACGGGCCATGGAATTGTCGGTGACCTGTACTGCGATAACGAGCTTTCCCGCGACATGCTTCACTACCGTACGAACAAGTATCCTGCGCTCGTGATCGGGGAGCCATGGGCCTTCGCCGTTACTCCCTGCGAGGAAAAGGCCGTTGACTCCGAGGCTGAGATGGTGGTCGACCATGCGTTTTACATCGTCGGTATTGACTGTCATGTTATCGGTCAGGGGCGTGGGCGCTGCAGACCAGACGCCGGTCAGCCGTGCCCTCTCGGGTATGATGGTATCCATGGGTAGGACCTCATTCTGATGACTGATACAGTTTCGCGTATTGAACATTCCTTTATATAAACCACAACACGCCATAGAATGTAAGTATCGGCGCAAGTAATATAACACTCCAGAAGATGTATGCATAGAGTCCTTTGCCCTTTACGGGGATGAGGCTGAAAAGGAGGCTTGTGCAAATCCCTACAGCAAGCGAGCCGGGACCGATCCAGAGGAAGGTTATGCCGGGCCGTCCGGTCATCACATCCCAGAACGCGACGACGCAGGCGAAAGCGAAGCTGTAAATGCTCCCCATAACAGTTCCGAACGGTGTGGCGAATGGGACAAAGAGCGCCATGCAGAACAGGTTGAAGAGCGGCGAGATGAACAGGCCGTTCGTTTTTGCGGTCACTTCATTGATATTTCCCGGAACCTTTCCCATGATCGAGCTTATGGCGACAACGAGCACACCCACGACTAGGCTGCTCAGCTTGGCCAGCCGGAGATGATCGAAATCTGTACCTGCCTTTTTTGTCAGCCACGGAATGATATCCGTTGTAATGACCGCCGCGGTCGAGTTGATTCCCGATGAGAGGCTCGACATGGCCGCGGAAAAGATGGCCGCGATAACGAGTCCCGAAATCCCGATGGGCATGTAATTCGCGATGAAATTAGGGAACAGGAAATCGGCGTCGGTGATCAGGTCCTTCCCGTCGGGAATATAATGGGGGTTCGCCCGGTAAAAGCTCAGAAGTGAAAATCCGACGCATATGAGAATAAAAATGAGCGTTTTTTCACTGATCATTGTAAAGAGAAACGTCCTGCGGGCAGCTTTGACATTTCTTGTCGCCACAAAACGCTGAATCGCCATCTGATCCGAACCCGCGGTGCTCACCCACCATGCGATTATATGGAGAATGGTGAAAAATATGGTGAGTCTTATATAGGGATCGAAGCTGAAGAAGACAAGCCTGTCCCAGTTTGGCGCCCATTCGGTGGGAATCCATGCGCCTGCGCCACCCATCCGCACGGTGACGATGACAACCGTGAGGACCGCTCCGAGCAGAAGTATGAAAAACTGCGTCACATCTGTCGCGAGAACCGCCCGAAGGCCTCCGATGGTCGAGTAGATAACCGTTATTATTCCACCCGCGATGGAAATAAGCGGTATATACCGTTCATCCCAATTGAGCATAACCACGAGCGCCTTCGATGTCAGATAGATCAGGAGCGCCATCCACACGAACCGGGTGAGCAGGAAGATAAACGACCCCATGATCCGCACACCCTTGCCGAGCGGTTTCTCGATGATTTCATACGCGCTCGTGATAGGGAGCTTCATGAAAAACGGTATGAAAAAATAGGCGGTTATGAAGTAAACAACAGGGAAGGATGCGATATGAATGAGAAATACGAGCGGGCCGTGCTTGATGATCTCCCCGGCAATGGCAAGATAGGAAATGGTGCTTAAAAACGAGGCGAAGAGCGATATTCCCGCCACGAACGAGTTCACCTGCCTGCTCCCGACAAGGTACTCGTCCGTTGTTTTCTGCCTCTTTGAAAAATACAGACCGATACCGAGCATGGCGCACCCGTAGAGCACAATTACGCCCCAGTCCGGCCACCGCAATCCGCGGAACTCACGGCGCTCTATCCTGAGAATGGCATTGGCGGCGCCGACCCTGACATCAGGTTCGGGATCAGTCAGCAGTGTTTCGAGAAACGGAATATCGGATGTATCTCCCCGCACGGCGAGCGCTTCACAGACTTCGTACCTGTCGGTTTTTTGGCCTTCCGCATAGGATACAAGGTCGGATCGGGCTTCCGCTCTCCCTTCCGGCGGCGCATGGACAAAGAGCGCGCTCGCCACATAGGCGCGGTACGGCGCATCGTGGCTCAGCCTCCTGGCGCACGATTCGAGAAGGGCGAGCGTTTCCGGCCGTATAGTGCTCATGAAGCGGAGGGCGTATGATGCATAGAAGTAATCCTTCTGTTCCCCGGAGGAGAGCAGTTCGGCGAGATACGCTTCGTCGCCCGCGCTGCCGGAGTTGGCAAGCACCCACCGCGCGAATCCCCTGATATCGCTTCCGCCTTCGTCCGCAAGGCGTACTATTTCGGGAAGACGTTCACTGTACCCGAGCTTTCCGAGGCTTTCAAGAGCGCCGATTCTGTTCGGCGAACCGGGATTGAGAAACTCGTCGCGGATGGTGTTGACATAGTTCTGATAGAGGACGGCGTTTTTCCGCTTCAGTCTCGCCATAACCCGCGAGATGCCGACAATGCTCGATCCGGGTTTTCCGGAAAGCGCCGATATGCGCTCTTCGACTCCCTCGGGATAGACATTTCCGATGAGCGCCTCGGCTGCATGCACATTCACCCAGAAAGCGCCATCGGCCGCAAGTTCCTCGCGGAGAATGGTAACACAGCGCTCGCGGCGTTCCCTGGACTGCTCGTCATCGCCCGCCAGCGAAGAACGGGGCATTATAACTGTCAGCAAGAGAACGAGATATAGAAAAAGCCTCGCTGGTTTGAAAGAGATGTGTTTTGTATTCATACGCTTCGGTTTATGAATGATGAATGAAAAGTTATTTTCCTCTATTCAGTATTTTTCCGAACGGAATGCGATTGTCATTTCTTTATACAATAATTGCCGTTGTCGTCAATTGCCGTTATTATCCATGAGGGAGCATGACCGCCTTGATTACCGGCTCGGTGCCGTCGATGACCGCCTTCATGATTTTCGGAGCGTCGCCGAACCCGAATGTATGGGTAACAAGCGCCTTCGCATCGACAAGACCGTCCCTCAGAAGCCTGTTCGAGACCGGGAAATTGATCGCCGGTTCAGCAAAGGTGGGAATCAGGCTTATCTTCCTGAAAATCAGATCGTTTATATCGATAGTAATGGCGCTCTTTCCACCGAAATGGAGACCGTAAAACGTAATGATGCCGCCAAACCGGATGATCCTCAAAGCATCGCGGATACTCTCGGGCGGCGATGAAACGATGACACGGTCGACTCCGTCGGGAAACCGTTTTTTTATCTCCTCGCCGATATCCTGTTTTTCAGTCTCGATGACGAGGTCGCAGCCGAACCGCTCGGCGAGACGGAGACGGGCGCGTTCACGTTCGCTGTCGGCGGACAGTCCTGTTATGGCCACAAATCCTGCGCCACGGAGACGCGCCACACGGGCCGACATGAGACCGAGCGGGCCTGGACCGAGCACGACTACGCTTCCGCCGGGAGGTATCTGCGCGTTGATAACCGAGGTGAGCGAAACCGCGAGCGGTTCGGTGAGACAGGCGGATACATGATCAAGCCCTTCGTATTTGTCGAGACTGTTGTACCGTACTGACATGTACTCACCCATACCTGGCTGGTTTTCCATGGTGTACATGTTCCGGCAGAATTCTGGATGCCCGCTCTTGCAATCCTTGCAGACTCCGCACATGGAACAGTCTTCCACGATGACCGTATCGCCCGGTTTTACATGGCGGAGCGCGTTTTTCCCTGCTTCGACAACCTCTGCGGAGATTTCGTGCCCGAGCGGCATATATCCTTCTTCCCAGTCACGCACGAAATTGATGTCGGTGCCGCACACACCGCATGCCCGGACACGGACAACGACATGATCCTCATCGGGCGGGCCGATCCCGATCATCCGCTCCTCGATATCGAGGTATTTTTTACCGTACAGTCCTCTGCTTTTCATTGGTTCTGCCTCGTGTTATAAAAAGAATGTTACTTTAAAAGCACAAACACAATTAAAATACTTTCCTGTCCATAAAGTATTTCGTGTTTAAGAATCTGTTGGATATGACCCGCTGTCAGTTTTACCTGGTTGTTTATCCCACACCATAAAGCCCGCCGTCGAAGCCCGGAGTTATATCGTCATCCGCATGGGCTGCCACCTCGTCGAGGTTACCGAAAACCTTCCGGAATCCTTCGATGATCTTCTCAAGAAGGTCGGTGCCGTTCGGAGGTGTAAAGCCGTGGATATTGGTATAGGTGTCACAGAGATTCTTCGCCACCGGGTAATCGTCGCCGCTGTACCGGTATGTGATGCCTTTCGCCTCGTTGATCGCCCAGGGATACCGGTTTCCGTACCCGATCATGCTCCTGAAAATATCCTGTTCGGGAACCGGCATAACCTGCCACTGTCCGACCATGACACCCTCCATGTGAAGGGCCTTTTCGACAGCGATTCTGAATCTCCGGGGCTCGATGTCCACTCCTGCCGTTTCCGGGTCGAAACGGACGGCGTAGAACCAGTAGACATGCCGGCAGTCCGGCGGGCAGTACGGCGGGATAACACCCGGAATCGTACTCAACGCATGGGTCAGGTATCCGGCGTTTCGAATACGGGCATCGTTGAGCTCGTTGAGGTGTTTCAGCTGCCCCCGCGCAAGCGCCGCCGGGAGCTCCTGGTTACGGTACATGTAACCGAGAATTGAGGCGTTGTATTTCTGCCTGAGGGTCCGTTCGTCGGCCTCGTCCCCGAAGTACCGGACAAGGTCGCCCTTTTTGAGCAGGTCGGGATCGTCGGTGACATAGAGTCCGCCTTCGCCGCCGCAGAGGTTCTTGAGGTTGTTGAGACTGAATGCCCCGGCATGTCCCATGGTGCCGCACATTCTGCCCTTGTACATGGCGCCGTGAGCCTGGCAGGCGTCTTCGATGACGAACAGGTTGTGCCTGCGGGCGATTTTAAGAATCGGATCCATATCGGCGGGACATCCCTGGATGTGGACGGGGATGATTGCTTTCGTACGCCCGGTGATGGCGGCTTCGAGCAGCGAGGGGTCCATGGTGTAGGTTCTTGGGTCGATGTCCACGAACACGGGTATCGCCATCTGGTGGAGAGCGCTCGATGCTGTTGCGAGGAAAGTGTATGCCGGGACAATTACCTCGTCGCCCGGGCCGACGCCGACCGCCGCAAGAGCCATGTGAAGGGCTGCGGTTCCGCTCGCTGTGGTAAGACAGTATTTCGATCCCGTGAATTCCGCCCATTCTTTCTGGAGCGCGACGACCTGCGGCGCTGTTCCTCCGGCGACTATGCCGCTGTCGAGAACCTCGTTGATGAACCGACGGTCGTCATGGGTAATGATGGGCCAGTTTTTATAATCGGAGCGTTTCAGAAGCGGTTTTCCGCCGCTGATAGCCAGTTTTTCGCTCACTCGTGATCTCCTTCCGGTTTATATAACTGCTTGTGATGTTATGTATTCTCTAACATGGTTCTTCTTTTTAAAGTAATATTTGGCATATCCTGAGATAACAAAAGGAAAATGCACACATGAAATCACTGTTTTTCTCCGTGGTCCCCGTGTCTCCGTGGTGAAATATTTCAACTTATACAAGCTGAGCGCTATTTTTCGAGAGTCGATTTGACGAGTTCGATAACCCCGTTCACCATGTCATCCTCAACTTCCGGCGCCCACCCGCACGGGGATCCATACTGAATCCGGATTACCTGCGACTGATATGCATCGAGCCTCACCAGTTCACGGGTCGGTATATAGATGTTCTGCTCGCCCATGTATGCGAAAACCATGATCGGCATACTGCATCGAAACGTATCCTTGATCCGCATCCCGATGGGTGCGCAGACCTCTCCCTGCAACACGACGAGCGGCATGGGGCCTATTTTTGCCGCTATGACCTCCTCGATACGGCATGGGAAGGCTCTCGGTTTGTCGGGTTTTCTTGTCAGGTATCCCTCGTCGATGCAGACAAGATCGGTTGATTTTGTCGGAAACGGCATTCCTTCCTTATAGTAACTCAGAAGAGTTCTGATCCAGTTGGTATCCCTGTTTTTGCCATGAACGATGCCGATGTCGAGAGGAACGTCCTTTGCCAGCGCCAGCGCCTCCTCGTAGGAGGGAGGGGGAGCAAACGGCAGCGGGATGACCTCCATTTTACTCGAAATCGGGCCGGTTATGTCCTCCATGGAGCCATTGGCAATATCGAGAACGATACGGGCAAGCTGACTGCCGATGATTTTCGCACCCTCAGGCTTATCGACTCCCTCGGGAGGTATGACGAACTGGTTTGCTCCGCATGCATCGCCGTAAAGAGCGAGCACCCCGGGAATCTGCCGCTCTATTTCATCCATGGCATATCCGGGATGACCGACATCGATTATATTGTCCGCTGTTGTCATCACATGCGTGGGATGGTTGAAAAGCATCGCAAGGACTTTATCCCCGTACATCACCTTCAGTACCTGAACCTCATAATCCACCGGAGCATTTCCCGAACTTCTGATGAAATACCCGTTGCCGGAGCCGAAGAAAAGGTTCACCGGGCCCTGTTCATTTGCAATCGCCGTTTTGATGAGCCCGAAAACTTTCTCGGCCAGCCACCGCTGATGGGGAAAATTCTCCGCCCACCGAGGCATGGGCGCCTGGTGGTTATGGGTCGCAATGAGGAGCAGACAGGAAGGGTCTATTCCCAGTTTGTCCCTGCACCGTTCACGGAGAATTGGCGTGGCGACATCGAAGCTGTTCATGTCGTAGGTCACAATGACAAGACGGGTGGTTCCATCGTTGAGGACGAGTACTCTCGCGTATAAATCATGGGTTTTCCCCTCGGGGGGGCGCATCTCGCCGGTCTGGAGTTTCCCTGATGTCAGGGGGTACGGTTTTTCTGGAGTGATAACAGCCTTAGCTGTCCCTGCCTTCATTTCAGCCGCCCATAGAGTACAGGAAGACAAGGCCGCCATACAAAGAACCATAATAACCAGTGTCATTTTGCACCAGTTAAACTTCATTCCGGTTGGTTTATATTTCATCGTCTTTTCCTCCATAGGTGTATGCTCCTTTTTTACTCTGTTATAGAGGGATGTTTTCTTATTTTTCCCTTGTGCCTCGTGCCTTAATATTTCAAGTCCCGTATACTCTATTCAGCAGTTCCAGACAATGTGAAACGATAATCTCTTCT
The nucleotide sequence above comes from bacterium. Encoded proteins:
- a CDS encoding dihydrodipicolinate synthase family protein gives rise to the protein MDTIIPERARLTGVWSAAPTPLTDNMTVNTDDVKRMVDHHLSLGVNGLFLAGSNGEGPWLPDHERRILVRTVVKHVAGKLVIAVQVTDNSMARVLDNSRMAAEDGADIAVIAPPNFFMNATPANLTNHYIGAIRRSPLPVGIYDRGSFGPVSVPATVLKKVYLEKNVIMIKDSSLDPEHTRTALAARKKRPELSLLSGYEFDCVKYLEMGYDGLLLGGGVFNGHLAGRILEAVRAGDIKQAQRIQRKMNRIMYAIYGGRNISCWLSGEKKLLVDMGIFSTWRNFPNYPLTPSCIRVIGRILKEERDVLFPEKGVLGR
- a CDS encoding sodium/solute symporter (Members of the Solute:Sodium Symporter (SSS), TC 2.A.21 as described in tcdb.org, catalyze solute:Na+ symport. Known solutes for members of the family include sugars, amino acids, nucleosides, inositols, vitamins, urea or anions, depending on the system.), with the protein product MPRSSLAGDDEQSRERRERCVTILREELAADGAFWVNVHAAEALIGNVYPEGVEERISALSGKPGSSIVGISRVMARLKRKNAVLYQNYVNTIRDEFLNPGSPNRIGALESLGKLGYSERLPEIVRLADEGGSDIRGFARWVLANSGSAGDEAYLAELLSSGEQKDYFYASYALRFMSTIRPETLALLESCARRLSHDAPYRAYVASALFVHAPPEGRAEARSDLVSYAEGQKTDRYEVCEALAVRGDTSDIPFLETLLTDPEPDVRVGAANAILRIERREFRGLRWPDWGVIVLYGCAMLGIGLYFSKRQKTTDEYLVGSRQVNSFVAGISLFASFLSTISYLAIAGEIIKHGPLVFLIHIASFPVVYFITAYFFIPFFMKLPITSAYEIIEKPLGKGVRIMGSFIFLLTRFVWMALLIYLTSKALVVMLNWDERYIPLISIAGGIITVIYSTIGGLRAVLATDVTQFFILLLGAVLTVVIVTVRMGGAGAWIPTEWAPNWDRLVFFSFDPYIRLTIFFTILHIIAWWVSTAGSDQMAIQRFVATRNVKAARRTFLFTMISEKTLIFILICVGFSLLSFYRANPHYIPDGKDLITDADFLFPNFIANYMPIGISGLVIAAIFSAAMSSLSSGINSTAAVITTDIIPWLTKKAGTDFDHLRLAKLSSLVVGVLVVAISSIMGKVPGNINEVTAKTNGLFISPLFNLFCMALFVPFATPFGTVMGSIYSFAFACVVAFWDVMTGRPGITFLWIGPGSLAVGICTSLLFSLIPVKGKGLYAYIFWSVILLAPILTFYGVLWFI
- a CDS encoding alcohol dehydrogenase catalytic domain-containing protein translates to MKSRGLYGKKYLDIEERMIGIGPPDEDHVVVRVRACGVCGTDINFVRDWEEGYMPLGHEISAEVVEAGKNALRHVKPGDTVIVEDCSMCGVCKDCKSGHPEFCRNMYTMENQPGMGEYMSVRYNSLDKYEGLDHVSACLTEPLAVSLTSVINAQIPPGGSVVVLGPGPLGLMSARVARLRGAGFVAITGLSADSERERARLRLAERFGCDLVIETEKQDIGEEIKKRFPDGVDRVIVSSPPESIRDALRIIRFGGIITFYGLHFGGKSAITIDINDLIFRKISLIPTFAEPAINFPVSNRLLRDGLVDAKALVTHTFGFGDAPKIMKAVIDGTEPVIKAVMLPHG
- a CDS encoding DegT/DnrJ/EryC1/StrS family aminotransferase gives rise to the protein MSEKLAISGGKPLLKRSDYKNWPIITHDDRRFINEVLDSGIVAGGTAPQVVALQKEWAEFTGSKYCLTTASGTAALHMALAAVGVGPGDEVIVPAYTFLATASSALHQMAIPVFVDIDPRTYTMDPSLLEAAITGRTKAIIPVHIQGCPADMDPILKIARRHNLFVIEDACQAHGAMYKGRMCGTMGHAGAFSLNNLKNLCGGEGGLYVTDDPDLLKKGDLVRYFGDEADERTLRQKYNASILGYMYRNQELPAALARGQLKHLNELNDARIRNAGYLTHALSTIPGVIPPYCPPDCRHVYWFYAVRFDPETAGVDIEPRRFRIAVEKALHMEGVMVGQWQVMPVPEQDIFRSMIGYGNRYPWAINEAKGITYRYSGDDYPVAKNLCDTYTNIHGFTPPNGTDLLEKIIEGFRKVFGNLDEVAAHADDDITPGFDGGLYGVG